From the genome of Fundulus heteroclitus isolate FHET01 chromosome 9, MU-UCD_Fhet_4.1, whole genome shotgun sequence, one region includes:
- the zbtb7a gene encoding zinc finger and BTB domain-containing protein 7A, which yields MSSGAGGRGGRRLRGITSTGGGGRRGGAGEAEEGPVGIPFPEHSADVLGGLNKQRLSGLLCDVLLVTQDQEFPAHRSVLASCSSYFHKLFTSGLAADQQNVYNIDFVPAEALGALLDFAYTATLMVSHSSVADILAAARLLEISPVQDVCTHLLDTKVLSPPAGSERREEDEEGKCRGVKEQGNRIRAREYLEYFQRGAHWSSSCSTPELRELPTHLHFNHGSGSPPSNGALAGPGEYYSPLALVLSQSHARDPEEEDDEEEEDEDREAVKGNGVNLGTPYYPPSQNGHFYLPTESLPETEAEDGCGKAVASDGGSASALLQQMMDSIERQKRRAAAGEEQGDGDDPDMEFYLNYFSSTQHEDAASASVTHGVPSLWMSRGNAGQHSAGGERAAEERGNGTGGGGGERKMRSKAFQKCPICSKVIQGAGKLPRHIRTHTGEKPYECAICKVRFTRQDKLKVHMRKHTGEKPYLCTQCGAAFAHNYDLKNHMRVHTGLRPYQCSSCFKTFVRSDHLHRHLKKDGCNGIPSRRGRKPRVREPGLPDGPQGLLSASPESGPGPRAVTGRRRSDESSAAEAEGAAEVHTHSPQLQELAREAGP from the exons ATGTCGTCAGGGGCCGGTGGGAGAGGAGGAAGGCGGCTCCGGGGTATAACAAGCACTGGGGGCGggggaaggagaggaggagcagGGGAGGCAGAGGAAGGTCCTGTGGGGATCCCTTTCCCCGAGCACAGTGCCGACGTCCTGGGCGGCCTGAACAAGCAGCGACTCAGTGGGCTCCTCTGCGACGTGCTCCTGGTCACCCAGGACCAGGAGTTTCCAGCTCACCGCTCCGTCCTCGCGTCCTGCAGCTCGTACTTCCACAAACTCTTCACTTCGGGGCTCGCCGCCGACCAACAGAACGTCTACAACATCGACTTTGTGCCAGCGGAGGCTCTGGGAGCTTTGCTGGACTTTGCCTACACGGCGACGTTGATGGTCAGCCACAGCAGCGTGGCCGACATCCTTGCTGCTGCGCGCCTCCTGGAAATCTCTCCCGTCCAGGATGTCTGTACTCACCTGCTGGACACCAAAGTGCTCTCCCCGCCG GCGGGCAGTGAGCGACGAGAAGAAGACGAGGAGGGGAAATGCAGAGGAGTCAAGGAGCAGGGGAACCGAATCCGAGCCCGGGAGTACCTGGAGTACTTCCAGAGAGGGGCGcactggagcagcagctgcagcacaccAGAGCTCAGGGAACTGCCCACACACCTGCACTTTAACCACGGTAGTGGGAGCCCCCCCAGCAACGGGGCTCTTGCTGGCCCCGGCGAGTACTACTCCCCCCTGGCCCTGGTCTTGTCACAGTCCCATGCGCGagacccagaggaggaggacgacgaggaagaggaagatgaagacaGAGAGGCAGTTAAGGGCAACGgcgtgaacctggggacgccgTACTATCCCCCATCTCAGAACGGCCACTTCTACCTCCCCACCGAGTCTCTGCCGGAGACGGAAGCCGAGGACGGCTGCGGGAAGGCGGTGGCGAGCGACGGCGGCTCGGCCAGTGCCCTGCTGCAGCAGATGATGGACTCCATCGAGAGGCAGAAGAGGCGTGCGGCGGCCGGCGAGGAGCAGGGAGACGGGGACGATCCCGACATGGAATTTTACTTGAATTATTTTAGCAGCACGCAGCACGAAGACGCAGCTTCCGCCTCGGTCACGCACGGGGTGCCGTCGCTGTGGATGTCACGGGGCAACGCCGGCCAGCACTCGGCGGGGGGGGAGCGGGCGGCCGAGGAGCGGGGGAACGGGACCGGAGGAGGCGGAGGGGAAAGAAAAATGCGCTCCAAGGCCTTTCAGAAGTGCCCCATATGCTCGAAGGTCATCCAAGGCGCAGGCAAGCTGCCCCGCCATATCAGAACGCACACGGGAGAGAAACCCTATGAATGCGCCATCTGCAAAGTGCGCTTTACCAG GCAGGACAAGCTCAAGGTTCACATGCGAaagcacacaggagagaagccttacCTGTGTACACAATGCGGCGCCGCCTTCGCTCACAACTACGACCTGAAGAACCACATGCGCGTCCACACTGGCCTCCGCCCCTACCAGTGCTCGAGCTGCTTCAAGACTTTCGTGCGTTCGGACCACCTGCACCGCCACCTTAAGAAGGACGGCTGCAACGGCATCCCCTCCCGCCGGGGCAGAAAACCTCGGGTGAGAGAGCCGGGGCTCCCGGACGGCCCCCAGGGCCTTCTGAGCGCCAGCCCCGAAAGCGGGCCGGGGCCCCGCGCCGTCACGGGACGGCGGCGCTCCGACGAGTCCTCTGCGGCGGAGGCGGAGGGCGCCGCGGAGGTGCACACACACAGTCCTCAGCTGCAGGAGCTAGCGAGGGAGGCGGGACCCTGA